From Streptomyces sp. Edi4, one genomic window encodes:
- a CDS encoding class II 3-deoxy-7-phosphoheptulonate synthase, with protein sequence MGAVTVNVNTWRDLPAAQQPEYPDAEALRDVIADLESYPPLVFAGECDQLRARLGAVARGEAFLLQGGDCAEAFDAVSADHIRAKLKTLLQMSAVLTYAASVPVVKVGRIAGQYSKPRSKGTETRDGVTLPTYRGDSVNGFAFTEKDRVPDPERLKRMYHASASTLNLVRAFTTGGYADLRQVHAWNQDFVKSSPSGQRYEQLAREIDNALNFMKACGTDPAEFKAVEFYASHEALLLDYESALTRVDSRTGQLYDTSGHMVWIGERTRQLDGAHIEFAARIRNPIGIKLGPSTSVDEALTYVDRLDADREPGRLTFVVRMGADKVRDKLPELVEKVTASGAVVAWVTDPMHGNTFEAASGHKTRRFDDVLDEVKGFFEVHKALGTHPGGIHVELTGDDVTECVGGGHEIFVDDLHQRYETACDPRLNRSQSLDLAFLVAEMYRDQ encoded by the coding sequence GTGGGTGCGGTGACCGTGAACGTAAACACCTGGCGTGACCTTCCCGCGGCGCAGCAGCCCGAGTACCCGGATGCCGAGGCTCTGCGCGATGTGATCGCGGACCTCGAGTCGTATCCGCCACTCGTCTTCGCGGGCGAGTGCGACCAGCTGCGTGCCCGGCTGGGAGCCGTCGCCCGGGGCGAGGCGTTCCTGCTCCAGGGCGGTGACTGCGCCGAGGCCTTCGACGCCGTGTCGGCCGATCACATCCGGGCCAAGCTGAAGACCCTCCTCCAGATGAGCGCCGTCCTCACCTACGCGGCCTCCGTGCCCGTGGTGAAGGTCGGCCGCATCGCCGGCCAGTACTCCAAGCCCCGCTCCAAGGGCACCGAGACCCGCGACGGTGTGACCCTGCCCACCTACCGGGGCGACTCGGTGAACGGCTTCGCCTTCACCGAGAAGGACCGGGTGCCCGACCCCGAGCGCCTGAAGCGGATGTACCACGCGTCCGCCTCCACGCTCAACCTGGTCCGCGCCTTCACCACCGGCGGCTACGCCGACCTGCGCCAGGTGCACGCCTGGAACCAGGACTTCGTGAAGTCCTCCCCGTCCGGCCAGCGCTACGAGCAGCTGGCCCGCGAGATCGACAACGCGCTGAACTTCATGAAGGCCTGCGGCACCGACCCGGCCGAGTTCAAGGCCGTGGAGTTCTACGCCTCGCACGAGGCGCTGCTGCTCGACTACGAGTCGGCGCTCACCCGCGTCGACTCGCGCACGGGGCAGCTGTACGACACCTCGGGCCACATGGTCTGGATCGGTGAGCGCACCCGGCAGCTGGACGGGGCGCACATCGAGTTCGCCGCCAGGATCCGCAACCCGATCGGCATCAAGCTCGGCCCCTCGACCTCCGTCGACGAAGCGCTCACCTACGTGGACCGCCTCGATGCGGACCGCGAGCCGGGCCGGCTGACCTTCGTCGTGCGCATGGGCGCCGACAAGGTCCGCGACAAGCTCCCCGAGCTGGTCGAGAAGGTCACGGCCTCCGGCGCGGTCGTCGCCTGGGTCACCGACCCGATGCACGGCAACACCTTCGAGGCGGCATCGGGCCACAAGACGCGCCGCTTCGACGACGTCCTGGACGAGGTCAAGGGCTTCTTCGAGGTCCACAAGGCGCTCGGCACCCACCCGGGCGGCATCCATGTCGAGCTCACCGGTGACGACGTCACCGAGTGCGTGGGCGGCGGTCACGAGATCTTCGTCGACGACCTCCACCAGCGCTACGAGACGGCCTGCGACCCGCGTCTGAATCGCAGCCAGTCGCTCGACCTGGCGTTCCTGGTCGCCGAGATGTACCGCGACCAGTAG
- a CDS encoding N-acetylmuramoyl-L-alanine amidase produces MTSGQRKHRNRTGGRLAGYAAAGALALTALGPQAFAAPDAAAGTQGAAGTGASALQDQFARAAREFKVPQSVLMAVSYRQTRWEDHDGEPSTSGAYNVMGLTRVRPGDVERPSAADRLAHLDLSGDPAVMKRFDARRAPLADPAVDTTDPRLHTLEEAARLIGEPVETVRADAGQSVRAGAALLARYQRAATGSLPADPGAWYPAVARYSQAPDARSADAFAGRVFDSVRSGERRVTTDGQSLALPADPGIEPAKPATRALAADPAPECPAGLTCDYRPADPNNYNVANRPQGGYDIRQIVIHDTEGSYDGSVKTFQDPKSSASTHYLVKDDGSLVTQVVATKDEAYHAGNKTVNMHALGIEHVGFAMKQGSWYGEPLYDASATLVKYLAGRFSIPLDREHIIGHDEVPGPLDGYVAGQHWDPGPFWDWNHYMSLLGADDCARAKMPVAGQVVKVAPPFEAGTTTTYYDPATKTRTTFDQPVNFGYLYAAPSTDAAPLSDPYLGQQVATEGPNWANKVVAGGRYVVADRQGDWTAIWYGGQKAWFHNPGGRYTSVVGRSAAPVVLTARGSEPVAVYGRSYPEDAAYAGTGVPVQGSNSASLTKYSIPAGQAYVAAGDMVAGDYYYGGTTLGTLVKGAQTFYPIRYNHRIAWVRAADVQQVTSGR; encoded by the coding sequence ATGACCAGCGGGCAGCGGAAACACAGGAACCGCACGGGCGGGAGGCTCGCGGGGTACGCGGCGGCGGGGGCCCTGGCGCTCACCGCGCTCGGCCCCCAGGCGTTCGCCGCGCCGGACGCCGCGGCCGGGACCCAGGGCGCCGCGGGCACCGGCGCCTCGGCCCTCCAGGACCAATTCGCCCGCGCGGCGAGGGAGTTCAAGGTTCCCCAGAGCGTCCTGATGGCGGTCTCCTACCGCCAGACGCGCTGGGAGGACCACGACGGAGAGCCCAGCACGTCGGGCGCGTACAACGTCATGGGCCTGACCCGGGTGCGGCCCGGCGACGTGGAGCGGCCGAGCGCCGCCGACCGGCTCGCCCATCTCGACCTGAGCGGCGACCCGGCCGTCATGAAGCGGTTCGACGCGCGCCGGGCGCCGCTCGCCGACCCCGCCGTCGACACCACCGACCCCCGGCTGCACACCCTCGAGGAGGCCGCGCGGCTCATCGGCGAGCCGGTGGAGACCGTACGCGCAGACGCCGGGCAGAGCGTCCGGGCGGGCGCGGCCCTGCTCGCCCGCTACCAGCGGGCGGCGACCGGCTCGCTGCCGGCCGATCCCGGCGCCTGGTACCCGGCGGTCGCCCGCTACAGCCAGGCCCCCGATGCCAGGAGCGCCGACGCCTTCGCCGGGCGCGTCTTCGACTCGGTGCGCTCCGGCGAGCGCCGGGTCACCACCGACGGCCAGTCCCTCGCGCTGCCCGCCGACCCCGGCATCGAGCCGGCGAAACCCGCCACGAGGGCGCTCGCGGCGGACCCGGCCCCCGAGTGCCCGGCCGGGCTCACCTGCGACTACCGGCCGGCCGACCCGAACAACTACAACGTGGCGAACCGGCCGCAGGGCGGGTACGACATCCGCCAGATCGTGATCCACGACACCGAGGGCTCCTACGACGGCTCCGTCAAGACCTTCCAGGACCCCAAGAGCTCGGCCAGCACGCACTACCTCGTCAAGGACGACGGCAGCCTGGTCACGCAGGTGGTGGCGACCAAGGACGAGGCCTACCACGCGGGCAACAAGACGGTGAACATGCACGCGCTCGGCATCGAGCACGTGGGCTTCGCCATGAAGCAGGGCAGCTGGTACGGCGAGCCGCTGTACGACGCGTCCGCGACGCTCGTGAAGTACCTGGCCGGCCGGTTCTCCATCCCCCTCGACCGTGAGCACATCATCGGCCACGACGAGGTGCCCGGTCCCCTGGACGGCTACGTCGCCGGGCAGCACTGGGACCCGGGCCCGTTCTGGGACTGGAACCACTACATGTCCCTGCTCGGCGCCGACGACTGCGCGCGCGCCAAGATGCCCGTCGCCGGGCAGGTCGTGAAGGTCGCGCCGCCGTTCGAGGCCGGCACGACGACGACGTACTACGACCCGGCCACCAAGACCCGCACCACCTTCGACCAGCCGGTCAACTTCGGCTATCTGTACGCCGCCCCGTCCACCGACGCCGCCCCGCTGAGCGACCCCTACCTGGGACAGCAGGTCGCCACGGAGGGCCCGAACTGGGCCAACAAGGTCGTCGCGGGCGGCCGGTACGTCGTCGCGGACCGGCAGGGCGACTGGACGGCGATCTGGTACGGCGGCCAGAAGGCCTGGTTCCACAATCCGGGCGGCCGCTACACCTCCGTCGTGGGACGCTCGGCGGCCCCGGTCGTCCTCACGGCCAGGGGCAGCGAGCCGGTGGCGGTCTATGGGCGCTCCTACCCCGAGGACGCCGCCTACGCGGGCACCGGGGTGCCGGTGCAGGGCAGCAACTCCGCGTCCCTGACCAAGTACAGCATCCCGGCCGGCCAGGCCTACGTGGCCGCGGGTGACATGGTCGCGGGCGACTACTACTACGGCGGCACCACGCTCGGCACCCTGGTCAAGGGCGCCCAGACCTTCTACCCGATCCGCTACAACCACCGGATCGCCTGGGTGCGGGCCGCCGACGTCCAGCAGGTCACCTCCGGCCGCTAG
- a CDS encoding trp operon leader peptide → MFAHSTRNWWWTAHPAAH, encoded by the coding sequence ATGTTCGCGCACTCGACCCGTAACTGGTGGTGGACCGCTCATCCGGCGGCCCACTGA
- a CDS encoding anthranilate synthase family protein, translating into MLIQRLLEEDCPPFALLRRRTPGRDHDTVEVLIGPVHEAERLADLPVGERPALALVPFRQIRERGFDVRDDKTPLVVLVADERYELPLADVLAALPAHEVRVEGGGFDVGDEEYASTVRRVVDDEIGRGEGANFVIRRTFTGEIPGFCRADALALFGRLLAGERGAYWTYVVHTGDQEGPEGPSSQGRRRATGGRTLVGASPEVHVRMSGGTVVMNPISGTYRYPAGGPTADGLLAFLADRKETDELSMVVDEELKMMCTVGDMGGVVIGPRLKEMAHLAHTEYELRGRSSLDVRDVLRETMFAATVTGSPVQNACRVIERYEHGGRGYYAGALALLGQDAGGNQTLDSPILIRTADIAASGRLRVPVGATLVRHSDPAGEVAETHAKAAGVLAALGVRPARPAAEPGQARLADDPRVRAALDGRRAGLAPFWLRMQDRPQAPAGSALVVDGEDTFTAMLAHMLRSLGLDVAVLRYDAPGLRERVRGHEGPLVLGPGPGDPLDADDPKMRLLRPLAAELLRSHRHGLLGVCLGHELIAAELGLEIVRKQEPHQGAQAVIDLFGREETVGFYNSFAARCEVAPLGVEVSLDPVTREVHALRGPGYAGIQFHPESVLTLRGPEVVRELLAGVTVG; encoded by the coding sequence ATGCTCATCCAGAGGCTGTTGGAAGAGGACTGCCCGCCGTTCGCGCTGCTGCGCAGACGCACCCCCGGCCGTGACCACGACACTGTGGAGGTACTGATCGGCCCGGTCCACGAGGCCGAGCGCCTGGCCGACCTGCCGGTCGGGGAGCGGCCCGCGCTCGCCCTGGTGCCGTTCCGCCAGATCAGGGAGCGCGGCTTCGACGTACGCGACGACAAGACCCCCCTTGTGGTGCTGGTCGCGGACGAGAGGTACGAACTGCCGCTCGCGGACGTGCTCGCCGCGCTGCCCGCGCACGAGGTCCGAGTCGAAGGCGGCGGCTTCGACGTCGGCGACGAGGAATACGCGAGCACCGTGCGCCGGGTCGTCGACGACGAGATCGGCCGGGGCGAGGGCGCCAACTTCGTCATCCGGCGCACCTTCACGGGCGAGATCCCGGGCTTTTGCCGGGCCGACGCGCTGGCCCTGTTCGGCCGGCTCCTGGCGGGCGAGCGGGGCGCCTACTGGACGTATGTGGTGCACACCGGAGATCAAGAGGGGCCCGAAGGGCCTTCCTCACAAGGGCGGCGGCGGGCGACGGGAGGGCGGACCCTGGTGGGGGCGAGCCCCGAGGTGCATGTGCGGATGTCCGGCGGCACGGTCGTCATGAACCCGATCAGCGGGACCTACCGCTACCCGGCGGGCGGCCCCACCGCCGATGGCCTGCTGGCCTTCCTCGCCGACCGCAAGGAGACCGACGAGCTGTCGATGGTCGTCGACGAAGAGCTCAAGATGATGTGCACGGTCGGCGACATGGGCGGCGTGGTGATCGGGCCCCGCCTGAAGGAGATGGCCCATCTCGCGCACACCGAGTACGAGTTGAGGGGCCGCTCCTCGCTCGATGTGCGCGATGTCCTGCGGGAGACGATGTTCGCGGCGACGGTGACGGGCTCACCGGTGCAGAACGCGTGCCGGGTCATCGAGCGGTACGAGCACGGCGGGCGCGGCTATTACGCGGGCGCGCTCGCGCTGCTCGGCCAGGACGCGGGCGGCAACCAGACGCTCGACTCGCCCATCCTGATCCGCACGGCGGACATCGCGGCTTCGGGCCGTCTGCGGGTGCCCGTCGGCGCCACCCTCGTACGGCACTCGGACCCGGCGGGCGAGGTCGCCGAGACACACGCCAAGGCGGCGGGCGTCCTCGCGGCGCTCGGCGTGCGGCCCGCCCGTCCCGCCGCCGAGCCCGGGCAGGCACGCCTGGCCGACGATCCCCGGGTGCGGGCCGCGCTGGACGGGCGACGGGCCGGCCTCGCGCCGTTCTGGCTGCGGATGCAGGACCGTCCGCAGGCGCCGGCCGGCTCGGCGCTCGTGGTGGACGGCGAGGACACCTTCACCGCGATGCTCGCGCACATGCTGCGCTCGCTCGGCCTGGACGTGGCGGTGCTGCGCTACGACGCGCCCGGGCTGCGCGAACGGGTGCGGGGCCACGAGGGTCCGCTGGTGCTCGGCCCGGGGCCCGGCGACCCGCTGGACGCGGATGATCCCAAGATGCGCCTGCTTCGCCCGCTCGCGGCCGAACTGCTGCGCTCGCACCGGCACGGGCTGCTCGGGGTGTGCCTCGGCCATGAGCTGATCGCGGCGGAACTCGGCCTGGAGATCGTGCGCAAGCAGGAGCCGCACCAGGGGGCGCAGGCGGTGATCGACCTGTTCGGGCGCGAGGAGACAGTTGGCTTCTACAACAGCTTCGCGGCGCGCTGCGAGGTGGCGCCCTTGGGCGTGGAGGTGTCGCTCGACCCGGTGACGAGGGAGGTGCACGCGCTGCGGGGCCCCGGGTACGCGGGGATCCAGTTCCACCCGGAGTCGGTGCTGACGCTGCGCGGGCCCGAGGTGGTCCGCGAGCTGCTGGCCGGGGTGACGGTGGGCTGA
- a CDS encoding 6-phosphofructokinase — protein MRVGVLTGGGDCPGLNAVIRGIVRKGVQEYGYEFTGFKDGWRGPLEGVTVPLDIPAVRGILPRGGTILGSSRTNPLKAENGVRRIKENLAKYEIDAVIAIGGEDTLGVAARLSDEYGIPCVGVPKTIDNDLSATDYTFGFDTAVGIATEAIDRLHTTAESHMRVLVVEVMGRHAGWIALHSGLAGGANVILIPEQRFDIDQVCGWITSRFKASYAPIVVIAEGAMPKDGELVLKDGTLDSFGHVRLSGVGEWLAKEIEKRTGKEARTTVLGHVQRGGTPSAFDRWLATRFGLHAIDAVRDGAFGSMVALRGTDIVRVPIAEATSKLKTVDPALYAEVGVFFG, from the coding sequence ATGCGGGTCGGAGTACTGACCGGAGGCGGTGACTGCCCCGGACTCAACGCCGTCATCCGGGGCATCGTCCGCAAGGGTGTGCAGGAGTACGGATACGAGTTCACCGGGTTCAAGGACGGCTGGCGCGGCCCGCTGGAGGGCGTCACCGTCCCCCTCGACATCCCGGCGGTGCGCGGCATCCTGCCGCGCGGCGGCACCATCCTCGGCTCCTCGCGCACCAACCCCCTCAAGGCCGAGAACGGCGTGCGCCGCATCAAGGAGAACCTCGCCAAGTACGAGATCGACGCGGTGATCGCGATCGGCGGTGAGGACACCCTGGGCGTCGCGGCCCGCCTGAGCGACGAGTACGGCATCCCCTGCGTCGGCGTGCCCAAGACGATCGACAACGACCTCTCCGCCACCGACTACACCTTCGGCTTCGACACCGCCGTGGGCATCGCGACCGAGGCCATCGACCGGCTGCACACCACGGCGGAGTCGCACATGCGCGTCCTCGTCGTCGAGGTCATGGGCCGGCACGCGGGCTGGATCGCCCTGCACTCGGGCCTGGCCGGCGGCGCCAACGTCATCCTCATCCCCGAGCAGCGCTTCGACATCGACCAGGTCTGCGGCTGGATCACGTCCCGCTTCAAGGCCTCCTACGCCCCCATCGTCGTCATCGCCGAGGGCGCCATGCCCAAGGACGGCGAGCTGGTGCTCAAGGACGGCACACTCGACTCCTTCGGCCACGTACGCCTCTCCGGTGTCGGCGAGTGGCTGGCCAAGGAGATCGAGAAGCGCACCGGCAAGGAGGCCAGGACCACCGTGCTTGGCCATGTCCAGCGCGGCGGCACCCCGAGCGCGTTCGACCGGTGGCTCGCGACCCGCTTCGGTCTGCACGCCATCGACGCGGTGCGCGACGGCGCCTTCGGCTCGATGGTGGCGCTGCGCGGCACGGACATCGTCCGGGTGCCGATCGCGGAGGCCACCTCGAAGCTGAAGACCGTGGACCCCGCGCTCTACGCCGAGGTGGGCGTCTTCTTCGGTTGA
- a CDS encoding response regulator transcription factor, with product MTEQQTARADATVRVMVVDDHPMWRDAVARDLAAAGFDVVATAGDGPQAVRRAQAVAPDVLVLDLNLPGMPGAQVCKELVAANPALRVLVLSASAEHADVLEAVKSGALGYLLKSASAEELTDAVRRTAVGDPVFTPGLAGLVLGEYRRLASDPAPATPDEPKAPQLTERETEVLRLVAKGLSYKQIAERLVISHRTVQNHVQNTLGKLQLHNRVELVRYAIERGLDSVG from the coding sequence ATGACGGAGCAGCAGACGGCGCGGGCGGACGCGACGGTACGGGTGATGGTGGTCGACGACCACCCGATGTGGCGCGACGCGGTCGCCCGTGACCTCGCGGCCGCCGGCTTCGACGTGGTGGCCACGGCGGGCGACGGACCGCAGGCGGTGCGCAGGGCCCAGGCCGTGGCGCCCGACGTCCTGGTCCTCGACCTCAACCTGCCGGGCATGCCCGGCGCCCAGGTCTGCAAGGAGCTGGTCGCCGCCAACCCGGCGCTGCGGGTCCTGGTCCTTTCGGCGTCGGCCGAGCACGCCGACGTCCTGGAGGCGGTGAAGTCCGGCGCGCTCGGCTACCTCCTGAAGTCGGCGAGCGCCGAGGAGCTGACCGACGCCGTGCGCCGCACGGCCGTCGGCGACCCGGTGTTCACGCCCGGCCTGGCCGGCCTGGTCCTCGGCGAGTACCGCAGGCTCGCGAGCGACCCGGCGCCCGCGACCCCCGACGAGCCCAAGGCTCCCCAGCTCACCGAGCGCGAGACCGAGGTGCTGCGCCTGGTCGCCAAGGGCCTGAGCTACAAGCAGATCGCCGAGCGCCTGGTCATCTCGCACCGCACGGTGCAGAACCACGTCCAGAACACCCTGGGCAAGCTCCAGCTGCACAACAGGGTGGAGCTCGTGCGGTACGCGATAGAACGCGGCCTCGACAGCGTCGGCTGA
- a CDS encoding DUF5931 domain-containing protein yields MAKRERVVRMSVELPLWRALTGYRVLTTLYALALFANGYAKFERPWVGIGYLAVLTLWNAATLPRVAGAAACTKRFLAIDLTVVLAGILLTPLADLDAQHIDGPTLPSIAAAGAVLACAIKGGWRWAAFASSLVAVANIVERAHPTRDTFHNVLLVWIASIAIGYIVEVARASEATLARALEIEAATRERERLARDIHDSVLQVLAMVQRRGSALGGEAAELGRMAGEQEVALRTLVSSGMVATSRASEDAANGAVVRVVEVPDEPDERAQLYGAGTVDLRSLLAPHAGSRVSFAEPGAPVLLAPAAARELAAAVSAALDNVRRHAGEAARAWILVEDWGDEVIVTVRDDGPGIPAGRLEKAEGEGRMGVALSIRGRLRDLGGTAELISVPGQGTEVELKVPRGKAGRHG; encoded by the coding sequence ATGGCGAAGCGCGAACGAGTCGTACGCATGTCGGTGGAGCTGCCGCTGTGGCGTGCCCTGACGGGCTACCGGGTGCTCACCACCCTCTACGCCCTGGCGCTCTTCGCCAACGGGTACGCGAAGTTCGAACGGCCCTGGGTCGGCATCGGCTACCTCGCGGTGCTCACCCTGTGGAACGCCGCGACGCTGCCCAGGGTGGCGGGCGCGGCCGCCTGCACCAAGCGCTTTCTGGCCATCGACCTCACCGTCGTCCTCGCCGGCATCCTGCTGACCCCGCTCGCCGACCTGGACGCCCAGCACATCGACGGCCCGACGCTGCCGTCGATAGCGGCGGCCGGCGCGGTGCTCGCCTGTGCGATCAAGGGCGGCTGGCGCTGGGCCGCGTTCGCCTCCTCCCTGGTGGCCGTCGCCAACATCGTGGAGCGCGCCCACCCCACCCGGGACACCTTCCACAACGTGCTCCTGGTGTGGATCGCCTCCATCGCGATCGGCTACATCGTCGAGGTGGCCCGGGCCAGTGAGGCCACGCTCGCGCGCGCTCTGGAGATCGAGGCGGCCACGCGCGAACGCGAGCGCCTGGCCCGCGACATCCACGACAGCGTGCTCCAGGTGCTCGCCATGGTGCAGCGCAGAGGCAGCGCGCTCGGCGGCGAGGCAGCGGAGCTCGGCCGGATGGCGGGCGAGCAGGAGGTCGCCCTGCGCACCCTGGTCTCCAGCGGCATGGTGGCCACGAGCCGGGCCTCCGAGGACGCGGCCAACGGCGCTGTCGTACGCGTGGTGGAGGTCCCCGACGAGCCCGATGAACGCGCCCAGTTGTACGGTGCCGGCACCGTCGATCTGCGCTCGCTGCTCGCCCCGCACGCGGGATCGCGGGTCTCCTTCGCGGAACCGGGCGCTCCGGTGCTGCTGGCGCCCGCCGCCGCGCGGGAGCTCGCGGCCGCTGTCAGTGCCGCCCTGGACAATGTCCGCAGGCACGCGGGCGAGGCGGCCCGGGCCTGGATCCTGGTGGAGGACTGGGGGGACGAAGTGATCGTGACGGTGCGGGACGACGGGCCCGGCATCCCGGCGGGCCGGCTGGAGAAGGCCGAGGGGGAGGGGCGCATGGGCGTCGCCCTCTCGATCCGGGGCCGGCTGCGCGACCTGGGCGGCACGGCGGAGCTGATCTCCGTGCCGGGCCAGGGTACGGAAGTGGAACTGAAGGTCCCTCGGGGGAAGGCAGGACGGCACGGATGA
- a CDS encoding lysophospholipid acyltransferase family protein — protein MIYGAMKFSIGGSLKLAFRPWVEGLENIPAEGPAILASNHLSFSDSFFLPAVLDRKVTFIAKAEYFTSPGVKGKLTAAFFKGVGQLPVDRSGARGAGEAAIKAGIDVIKSGGLFGIYPEGTRSPDGRLYRGKPGGLARVALATGAPVIPVAMIDTEKIQPPGKVVPKLMRPGIRIGKPLDFSRYQGMEGDRFILRSVTDEVMYEIMKLSGQEYVDIYATAAKRQIADEAKRVADEQKAVEKAERAREAEQAKRAERPGD, from the coding sequence GTGATCTACGGCGCAATGAAGTTCTCCATCGGCGGCTCACTGAAGCTCGCCTTCAGGCCGTGGGTGGAGGGCCTGGAGAACATCCCCGCCGAGGGCCCGGCCATCCTCGCGAGCAATCACCTCTCGTTCTCGGACTCCTTCTTCCTGCCGGCCGTACTCGACCGGAAAGTGACCTTCATCGCCAAGGCCGAGTACTTCACCTCACCCGGAGTCAAGGGCAAGCTGACGGCCGCCTTCTTCAAGGGCGTCGGCCAGCTCCCGGTGGACCGCTCGGGCGCGCGCGGCGCCGGTGAGGCCGCGATCAAGGCCGGCATCGACGTGATCAAGAGCGGCGGCCTCTTCGGCATCTACCCCGAGGGCACCCGCTCGCCCGACGGCCGCCTCTACCGGGGCAAGCCGGGCGGCCTCGCCCGGGTCGCGCTGGCCACCGGCGCCCCCGTCATCCCGGTCGCCATGATCGACACCGAGAAGATCCAGCCGCCCGGCAAGGTCGTCCCCAAGCTGATGCGACCCGGCATCAGGATCGGCAAGCCGCTCGACTTCAGCCGTTACCAGGGCATGGAGGGCGACCGCTTCATCCTGCGGTCGGTGACCGACGAGGTCATGTACGAGATCATGAAGCTCTCCGGCCAGGAGTACGTCGACATCTACGCGACCGCGGCCAAGCGGCAGATCGCGGACGAGGCCAAGCGGGTCGCCGACGAGCAGAAGGCCGTCGAGAAGGCGGAGAGGGCCCGCGAGGCCGAGCAGGCCAAGCGGGCGGAACGACCGGGCGACTAG
- a CDS encoding alpha/beta fold hydrolase → MPVLPGAEPFRHEGGEVGVLLCHGFTGSPQSLRPWADHLAERGFTVSLPLLPGHGTRWQDMQLTGWQDWYAEVDRALCELLERCSRVFVFGLSMGGALALRLAAKHGDAVAGLVLVNPGNKVHGLAAHALPVVRHLVPSTKGIASDIAKEGSREIGYDRVPLHAAHSLRTFFTLVDGELPQVTQPLVILHSPQDHVVPPADTARILSRVSSTDVKEILLEQSYHVATLDHDAERIFEESLAFIGRLAPGVGTKGSTSGG, encoded by the coding sequence GTGCCGGTCCTCCCTGGAGCCGAGCCGTTCCGCCACGAGGGCGGAGAGGTCGGCGTCCTCCTCTGTCACGGTTTCACCGGTTCCCCGCAGTCGCTGCGCCCCTGGGCCGATCACCTCGCGGAGCGCGGTTTCACCGTCTCGCTGCCGCTCCTGCCCGGCCACGGCACGCGCTGGCAGGACATGCAGCTCACCGGCTGGCAGGACTGGTACGCGGAGGTGGACCGCGCCCTGTGCGAGCTCCTTGAGCGCTGCTCCCGGGTCTTCGTCTTCGGCCTCTCGATGGGCGGCGCGCTCGCGCTGCGCCTCGCCGCCAAGCACGGCGACGCGGTGGCGGGCCTCGTGCTCGTCAACCCGGGCAACAAGGTGCACGGTCTGGCCGCCCACGCGCTGCCGGTGGTGCGCCACCTCGTGCCCTCCACCAAGGGCATCGCGAGCGACATCGCCAAGGAGGGCTCCCGGGAGATCGGCTACGACCGGGTGCCGCTGCACGCGGCGCACTCCCTGCGCACCTTCTTCACGCTGGTCGACGGTGAACTGCCGCAGGTCACGCAGCCGTTGGTGATCCTGCACAGCCCGCAGGACCATGTGGTGCCGCCCGCCGACACGGCGCGGATCCTCAGCCGGGTCTCCTCCACGGACGTCAAGGAGATCCTGCTGGAACAGAGCTACCACGTGGCGACGTTGGACCATGACGCGGAGCGGATCTTCGAAGAGAGCCTTGCCTTCATCGGCCGCCTCGCTCCTGGGGTCGGGACGAAGGGGAGCACGAGCGGTGGCTGA
- a CDS encoding endonuclease/exonuclease/phosphatase family protein, with amino-acid sequence MTTPGGELPASATENGAAVVRVLSYNIRSMRDDNAALARVIRACEPDLVLIQEAPRFFRWRKAAARLAAATDLVILGGGATAAGPMLLCSLRATVERTEDVLLPLTPGLHRRGFATAVVRIGGARIGVLSAHLSLQEAERYGQAGALLDKLAAMGVDHAVAGGDLNERPGGRAFARIAGTLRDCWEVAPWGGEFTSTPGDPHQRIDAVFVTAGIEVLACGVPLSLTRRDDLLAATDHLPVLATLRVPTR; translated from the coding sequence ATGACGACCCCCGGCGGCGAACTGCCCGCGTCCGCGACGGAGAACGGCGCGGCCGTGGTCCGCGTCCTCAGCTACAACATCCGCTCGATGCGCGACGACAACGCGGCGCTCGCCCGGGTGATCCGGGCCTGCGAACCCGATCTGGTCCTCATCCAGGAGGCGCCGCGCTTCTTCCGCTGGCGCAAGGCCGCGGCGCGCCTCGCGGCGGCGACCGATCTGGTGATCCTTGGCGGCGGGGCCACGGCCGCGGGCCCGATGCTGCTCTGCTCCCTGCGGGCCACCGTGGAACGCACCGAGGACGTGCTGCTTCCGCTCACGCCAGGGCTGCACCGGCGTGGTTTCGCGACCGCCGTGGTACGGATCGGGGGCGCCAGGATCGGCGTCCTGAGCGCGCATCTCAGCCTCCAGGAGGCCGAGCGGTACGGGCAGGCGGGCGCGCTGCTCGACAAGCTCGCCGCGATGGGGGTGGACCACGCGGTCGCGGGTGGCGACCTCAACGAACGTCCCGGCGGGCGGGCCTTCGCCCGGATCGCCGGGACGCTGCGGGACTGCTGGGAAGTCGCCCCGTGGGGTGGGGAGTTCACCTCCACGCCGGGTGATCCGCACCAGCGTATCGACGCGGTCTTCGTCACGGCGGGGATCGAAGTGCTGGCCTGCGGAGTGCCGTTGTCCTTGACGCGGCGGGACGACCTCCTGGCCGCGACGGACCACCTACCCGTCCTGGCCACCCTCCGCGTCCCGACCCGGTGA